A single window of Triplophysa rosa linkage group LG2, Trosa_1v2, whole genome shotgun sequence DNA harbors:
- the LOC130568542 gene encoding uncharacterized protein LOC130568542 isoform X2 codes for MANVSDVSVPLCADEETIALQSELEAVEKQIQDLLEKQSRLRERKTALETSRADARKSASPGFENTVSPNELHSCTGTTTAKGASQDWSDDPTAATGLRDADQEPLCRPLRDGMQRCGHRRLNRPERTCDPEGRC; via the exons atggctaatgtttcagatgtgtctgtacctctgtgtgcagatgaggaaacgatcgcacttcagtcggaactggaggctgtggagaagcagatccaggatctactagagaagcagtcacggctgcgagaacgaaaaacggcgctggaaacatccagagccgacgctcgcaaatccgcg agcccaggcttcgagaacacggtcagcccaaatgaacttcactcctgcaccggcacaaccacggcgaaaggcgcgagccaggactggagcgatgacccaaccgccgccaccggtcttcgagatgccgaccaggaaccgctttgccgccctctgcgagacggaatgcaacgctgtggtcatcggagactcaatcgtccggaac gtacctgcgatcctgaaggacgatgctaa
- the LOC130568542 gene encoding uncharacterized protein LOC130568542 isoform X1, which translates to MANVSDVSVPLCADEETIALQSELEAVEKQIQDLLEKQSRLRERKTALETSRADARKSAVSFHRDFNTPSTSTPRVSLHRAQASRTRSAQMNFTPAPAQPRRKARARTGAMTQPPPPVFEMPTRNRFAALCETECNAVVIGDSIVRNVPAILKDDANVGAVVLHAGVNDVRMRQSEILKRDFRSLIETVRNASPTARIIVSGPLPTYRRGNEKFSRLFALNKWLMSWCIEQKLLFVDNFDLFWERPRLFRPDGLHPSSIGAVLLSDNISKTLRTA; encoded by the exons atggctaatgtttcagatgtgtctgtacctctgtgtgcagatgaggaaacgatcgcacttcagtcggaactggaggctgtggagaagcagatccaggatctactagagaagcagtcacggctgcgagaacgaaaaacggcgctggaaacatccagagccgacgctcgcaaatccgcggtaagttttcatcgcgattttaatactccttccacttctactccgcgtgtttctctgcacagagcccaggcttcgagaacacggtcagcccaaatgaacttcactcctgcaccggcacaaccacggcgaaaggcgcgagccaggactggagcgatgacccaaccgccgccaccggtcttcgagatgccgaccaggaaccgctttgccgccctctgcgagacggaatgcaacgctgtggtcatcggagactcaatcgtccggaac gtacctgcgatcctgaaggacgatgctaacgtcggagctgtcgtgctgcacgcgggggtgaatgacgtcaggatgaggcagtcggagatcctgaagagggacttcaggagtctgatcgagacggtacgcaacgcatcgcccacagcgaggatcatcgtatcagggccgcttcctacctaccgacgagggaatgaaaagttcagtagactatttgctctaaataaatggttgatgtcatggtgtattgaacagaagctgctctttgttgataattttgatctgttctgggagcgacctaggctcttccgccctgacggcctgcaccccagcagcatcggagcggttcttctgtctgacaacatctcaaagacgctacgcaccgcttga
- the cenpv gene encoding centromere protein V: MASLTKDERERDDLVKHTGGCHCGAVRFEVYSAQDLNVFNCNCSICTKKQNRHFIVPKSQFTLLQGSDNLTTYTFNTHTAKHTFCKTCGVQSFYTPRSNPDGFGVAPHCLDPGTVRTVTVEEFCGENWEESMEKHQTIRSMSKLT, from the exons ATGGCTTCCTTAACAAAAGACGAAAG GGAACGCGATGATCTTGTGAAACACACCGGAGGTTGTCACTGCGGGGCGGTGCGTTTTGAGGTTTACAGTGCCCAAGATTTAAACGTGTTCAATTGCAA TTGCAGTATTTGCACAAAGAAACAGAACAGACACTTCATAGTGCCAAAATCCCAGTTTACCTTGCTGCAG GGATCTGATAACCTAACCACATACACATTTAACACCCACACGGCCAAGCACACATTCTGCAAAACATGTGGTGTCCAAAGTTTCTATACACCACGATCTAACCCTGATGGATTTG GTGTGGCACCCCATTGTTTGGATCCTGGAACAGTGAGAACTGTAACAGTGGAGGAGTTCTGTGGAGAAAATTGGGAGGAAAGCATGGAGAAGCATCAAACTATTAGGAGCATGTCAAAACTAACATAA